Proteins encoded in a region of the Sphingomonas sp. OV641 genome:
- the cysK gene encoding cysteine synthase A yields the protein MKANTILDTIGNTPHIRMQRLFPGSEVWIKSERSNPGGSIKDRIALAMIEAAEASGDLKAGGTIIEPTSGNTGIGLAMVAAVKGYKLVLVMPESMSLERRRLMLAYGATFDLTPREKGMKGAIERALELVETTPGAWMPQQFENPANIDVHVKTTSQEILNDFRDSPIDVLITGVGTGGHITGVAETLKKEWPNLKVFAVEPAASPVIGGGQPGPHPIQGIGAGFIPANLHTQALDGVIEVDANVAKDMARRAASEEGMLVGISSGATLAAILQKLPDLPDGARVLGFNYDTGERYLSVPEFLPEA from the coding sequence ATGAAGGCGAACACGATCCTCGACACGATCGGCAACACCCCGCACATCCGGATGCAGCGGCTGTTTCCGGGATCCGAAGTCTGGATCAAGTCGGAGCGGTCGAACCCCGGCGGCTCGATCAAGGACCGGATCGCGCTCGCCATGATCGAGGCGGCAGAGGCCTCCGGCGACCTGAAGGCGGGCGGCACGATCATCGAGCCGACCAGCGGCAACACCGGCATCGGCCTAGCGATGGTGGCCGCGGTGAAGGGATACAAGCTCGTCCTCGTCATGCCCGAAAGCATGTCGCTGGAGCGCCGTCGCCTAATGCTCGCTTATGGCGCCACCTTTGATCTGACGCCGCGCGAGAAGGGGATGAAGGGCGCCATCGAGCGCGCGCTTGAGCTGGTCGAGACCACGCCCGGTGCCTGGATGCCGCAGCAGTTCGAAAACCCTGCCAACATCGACGTTCACGTGAAGACCACGTCGCAGGAGATCCTGAACGACTTCCGCGATTCGCCGATCGACGTGCTGATCACCGGCGTCGGCACCGGCGGCCACATCACGGGCGTTGCCGAAACGCTGAAGAAGGAATGGCCGAACCTGAAGGTCTTCGCCGTCGAGCCGGCGGCATCCCCCGTCATCGGTGGCGGCCAGCCCGGCCCGCACCCGATCCAGGGCATCGGCGCTGGCTTCATCCCCGCGAACCTCCACACCCAGGCGCTGGACGGCGTGATCGAGGTGGACGCGAACGTCGCCAAGGACATGGCGCGCCGCGCGGCCAGCGAAGAAGGCATGCTGGTCGGCATTTCGTCCGGCGCGACGCTGGCGGCGATCCTGCAGAAGCTGCCCGACCTTCCCGATGGCGCACGCGTCCTGGGCTTCAACTATGACACCGGCGAGCGGTATTTGTCGGTGCCCGAGTTCCTGCCCGAGGCGTAA
- a CDS encoding MFS transporter, whose translation MSAAIHPLRIANYRSYWLARLASTIAQSALAIVLGWQVYSMARETMDIRDAAFLLGMIGLAQFVPLFLLTPIVGLIADSVDRRWIVRGTTTLLAANVMLLGLATWEGWISLPVLFGAAVLVGVARAFAGPAYGALAPNLVPRESLPTAIALGSIAMQVGFIAGPSVGGLLFAIGPITAYAGMATMFLLALVMLLTIRRVPQPAAQKDRRPLARIIDGFSYVKRNRLVQAAITLDLFAVLLAGSTALLPIYARDILHVGPTGLGLLAAGMGIGASLTGIFLSFRPMKTDVGRKMLIAVVIFGLAILTFGISTSFALSLAALIVAGSADMVSMYVRGSLIQLHTPDEMRGRVSAVSQLTISASNELGEAESGLMASLLGPVGAVVVGGVGAIGITLLWSRLFPELKQAKTFDPPEEPLSVIPPETQHGVSQP comes from the coding sequence ATGTCAGCCGCCATTCACCCGCTTCGCATCGCCAATTACCGCAGCTACTGGCTGGCCCGCCTCGCCAGCACGATTGCGCAATCGGCGCTCGCCATCGTCCTCGGCTGGCAGGTGTACAGCATGGCGCGCGAGACGATGGACATACGCGACGCCGCGTTCCTTCTCGGCATGATCGGCCTGGCGCAGTTCGTTCCGCTTTTCCTCCTGACGCCGATCGTCGGATTAATCGCGGATTCGGTCGACCGCCGCTGGATCGTGCGCGGCACCACCACCCTGCTCGCCGCAAATGTGATGCTGCTCGGCCTGGCGACTTGGGAAGGCTGGATCAGCCTGCCGGTGCTGTTCGGTGCCGCGGTCCTCGTCGGCGTCGCGCGCGCGTTCGCCGGCCCGGCCTATGGGGCGCTGGCGCCAAACCTCGTCCCGCGGGAAAGCCTGCCCACCGCCATAGCGCTCGGCTCCATTGCCATGCAGGTCGGCTTCATCGCCGGCCCCAGCGTCGGCGGCCTCCTGTTCGCTATCGGGCCGATCACCGCTTACGCCGGCATGGCAACGATGTTCCTCCTGGCCTTGGTCATGTTGCTGACGATCCGCCGCGTGCCACAGCCGGCGGCGCAGAAGGACCGTCGACCGCTGGCGCGGATTATTGACGGCTTTTCCTATGTGAAGCGCAACCGGCTGGTGCAGGCGGCAATCACGCTGGACCTGTTCGCCGTGCTGCTCGCCGGTTCCACGGCGCTGCTGCCGATCTATGCGCGTGACATCCTTCATGTCGGCCCGACCGGCCTTGGCCTGCTCGCCGCGGGGATGGGGATCGGCGCGTCGCTCACCGGCATCTTTCTCTCCTTCCGCCCGATGAAAACGGACGTCGGCCGGAAGATGCTGATCGCGGTTGTGATCTTCGGCCTCGCCATCCTGACGTTCGGCATATCCACCAGCTTCGCGCTCAGCCTCGCCGCGCTGATCGTCGCGGGGAGCGCGGACATGGTGTCGATGTACGTGCGCGGCTCGCTGATCCAGCTTCACACCCCCGATGAGATGCGCGGCCGCGTCAGCGCCGTCAGCCAGCTCACCATTTCCGCCTCGAACGAACTGGGCGAGGCGGAAAGCGGCCTCATGGCGTCGCTCCTCGGGCCGGTCGGCGCCGTGGTGGTCGGGGGCGTCGGCGCGATCGGCATCACGCTCCTCTGGTCGCGGTTGTTTCCGGAACTGAAGCAGGCCAAGACCTTTGATCCGCCCGAGGAACCGCTCTCGGTCATCCCGCCCGAAACACAGCATGGAGTATCTCAGCCATGA
- the pdhA gene encoding pyruvate dehydrogenase (acetyl-transferring) E1 component subunit alpha, which produces MARTARAKSAEPPVPNRERPNEPQPYEASKDELLQFYKDMLLIRRFEEKAGQLYGLGLIGGFCHLYIGQEAVAVGLQSALTEKDSVITGYRDHGHMLLCGIPPKDVMAELTGRQAGISKGKGGSMHMFSVEHKFYGGHGIVGAQVSLGAGLGFAHKYNNDGGVCLAYFGDGAANQGQVYESFNMAELWKLPVIFVIENNQYAMGTSVNRASAEDQLYRRGESFRIPGIQVDGMDVLAARGAAEAALEWVRAGKGPIILEMKTYRYRGHSMSDPAKYRSREEVQAVRDKSDPIEHVKRLLDAKGVKEDELKAIESEIRKVVNESADFAESTPEPDPKELYTDVLVEKY; this is translated from the coding sequence GTGGCAAGAACAGCCCGCGCCAAGAGCGCCGAACCGCCCGTACCCAATCGTGAACGTCCCAACGAGCCGCAGCCTTATGAGGCGTCCAAGGACGAACTGCTGCAATTCTACAAGGACATGCTCCTTATCCGCCGCTTCGAAGAGAAGGCGGGCCAGCTTTATGGCCTGGGCCTGATCGGCGGCTTCTGCCATTTGTACATCGGCCAGGAAGCCGTGGCCGTCGGGTTGCAGTCCGCGCTGACCGAGAAGGACAGCGTGATCACCGGCTATCGCGACCATGGCCACATGCTGTTGTGCGGCATCCCGCCCAAGGACGTGATGGCGGAGCTGACCGGCCGTCAGGCCGGCATCTCCAAGGGCAAGGGCGGCTCCATGCACATGTTCAGCGTGGAGCATAAGTTCTATGGCGGGCACGGCATCGTCGGTGCCCAGGTGTCACTGGGCGCCGGACTTGGCTTTGCGCACAAGTACAACAATGATGGCGGCGTGTGCCTGGCCTATTTTGGCGACGGCGCGGCCAACCAGGGCCAGGTGTACGAAAGCTTCAACATGGCGGAGCTGTGGAAGCTGCCCGTCATCTTCGTCATCGAGAACAATCAATATGCCATGGGCACGAGCGTGAATCGCGCTTCTGCCGAGGATCAGCTGTATCGCCGCGGCGAGAGCTTCCGCATTCCCGGCATCCAGGTTGACGGCATGGACGTGCTGGCGGCGCGTGGTGCGGCCGAGGCGGCGCTCGAATGGGTGCGCGCCGGCAAGGGGCCGATCATCCTGGAGATGAAGACCTATCGCTACCGCGGCCACTCGATGTCCGATCCGGCCAAATATCGCAGCCGTGAGGAAGTGCAGGCGGTGCGCGACAAGTCCGATCCGATCGAACACGTGAAGAGGCTGCTGGATGCCAAGGGCGTCAAGGAAGACGAGCTGAAGGCAATCGAGAGCGAGATCCGCAAGGTCGTGAACGAGTCCGCGGACTTCGCCGAGAGCACCCCCGAACCCGATCCCAAGGAACTGTATACCGACGTGCTGGTGGAGAAGTATTGA
- a CDS encoding pyruvate dehydrogenase complex E1 component subunit beta produces MAIDIKMPALSPTMEEGTLAKWLVKEGDTVKSGDIMAEIETDKATMEFEAVDEGTVGKILVAEGTDNVKVGTVIMQLQGEGEEAGNADKAPAETKDDEPEPKAKADAKKDDGVEDSAHPAQEKVETGARQMFEAAKHDAEVADPAIPAGTEMVKTTVREALRDAMAEEMRADERVFVMGEEVAQYQGAYKVTQGLLDEFGDRRVIDTPITEYGFAGVGTGAAMGGLKPIVEFMTFNFAMQAIDHIVNSAAKTNYMSGGQMRCPIVFRGPNGAASRVGAQHSQNYGPWYASVPGLIVIAPYDAADAKGLLKAAIRSTDPVVFLENELLYGRSFEVPKLDDWILPIGKARIMREGKDVTIVSYSIGVGLALEAADKLAEEGVEAEVIDLRTLRPLDKETVLKSLAKTNRMVVAEEGWPTCSIASEIIAICMEEGFDDLDAPVVRVCNEDVPLPYAANLEKLALISSDKIVEAVKKVTYKE; encoded by the coding sequence ATGGCGATCGACATCAAGATGCCGGCGCTCTCCCCCACCATGGAGGAGGGCACGCTCGCCAAGTGGCTCGTCAAGGAAGGCGACACGGTGAAGTCCGGCGACATCATGGCCGAGATCGAGACCGACAAGGCAACGATGGAGTTCGAAGCGGTCGACGAGGGCACCGTGGGCAAGATCCTGGTCGCCGAGGGCACCGACAATGTGAAGGTCGGCACCGTCATCATGCAGCTGCAGGGCGAGGGCGAAGAAGCCGGTAACGCCGACAAGGCGCCGGCTGAAACCAAGGACGACGAGCCCGAGCCCAAGGCAAAGGCCGACGCCAAGAAGGACGATGGCGTCGAAGATTCGGCTCATCCGGCGCAGGAAAAGGTGGAAACCGGCGCGCGCCAGATGTTCGAGGCCGCGAAGCACGACGCGGAGGTTGCCGACCCGGCGATCCCCGCGGGCACCGAGATGGTCAAGACGACCGTCCGCGAGGCGCTGCGCGATGCGATGGCCGAGGAAATGCGCGCGGACGAGCGCGTGTTCGTGATGGGTGAGGAAGTCGCGCAATATCAGGGCGCGTACAAGGTCACGCAGGGCCTGCTCGATGAATTCGGCGACCGCCGGGTCATCGACACGCCGATCACCGAATATGGCTTCGCCGGTGTCGGCACGGGCGCGGCGATGGGCGGGCTCAAGCCCATCGTCGAGTTCATGACGTTCAACTTCGCGATGCAGGCGATCGATCACATCGTGAACTCGGCCGCGAAGACGAACTATATGTCCGGCGGCCAGATGCGCTGCCCGATCGTGTTCCGCGGCCCGAACGGCGCCGCGAGCCGCGTCGGCGCGCAGCACTCGCAGAACTATGGCCCGTGGTATGCCAGCGTGCCGGGCCTCATCGTGATCGCGCCCTATGACGCGGCGGATGCCAAGGGCCTGCTGAAGGCCGCGATCCGCTCCACCGACCCTGTTGTGTTCCTCGAGAACGAGCTGCTCTACGGCCGCTCGTTCGAGGTGCCGAAGCTGGACGATTGGATCCTGCCGATCGGCAAGGCGCGCATCATGCGCGAGGGCAAGGACGTGACGATCGTCAGCTATTCGATCGGCGTGGGCCTGGCGCTGGAAGCCGCCGACAAGCTGGCCGAGGAAGGCGTCGAGGCGGAGGTGATCGACCTGCGCACGCTGCGCCCGCTCGACAAGGAAACGGTGCTCAAGAGCCTAGCCAAAACCAACCGCATGGTCGTGGCCGAAGAAGGCTGGCCGACCTGCTCGATCGCCAGCGAGATCATCGCGATCTGCATGGAGGAGGGCTTCGACGATCTCGACGCCCCGGTCGTGCGCGTGTGCAACGAGGACGTGCCGCTGCCTTATGCCGCGAACCTCGAGAAGCTGGCGCTGATCTCGTCCGACAAGATCGTCGAGGCGGTGAAGAAGGTGACGTACAAGGAGTAA
- a CDS encoding TadE/TadG family type IV pilus assembly protein yields the protein MPHLLRRLHRDQRGLALLEFAFTLPIVLTIALYGVEIANYGISILRVHQIAATAADNAARVRESISEADVNEVLLGGKIVGEAMNFATRGRIVLSDVMPNGKTGSLAGQTILWQRCSGTLNRTESQPQYGTQGKGANDASLQAMGATGRQIAASAGSAMIFAEVTYVYEPIFSTVVLGTPVIRSEASFTVRERASETLNAATGSTPSVCTRYDL from the coding sequence ATGCCACATCTGCTTCGCCGCCTCCATCGCGACCAGCGAGGGCTGGCGTTGCTGGAGTTCGCCTTCACGCTGCCGATCGTACTGACCATTGCCCTTTATGGCGTGGAGATCGCCAATTATGGCATCTCCATCCTGCGCGTGCATCAGATCGCGGCCACCGCTGCCGATAATGCAGCGCGCGTTCGTGAATCGATCAGTGAGGCAGACGTCAACGAAGTGCTGCTCGGCGGCAAGATCGTGGGCGAAGCGATGAACTTCGCCACCCGAGGCCGGATCGTTCTGAGCGATGTCATGCCCAACGGGAAGACGGGGTCGCTCGCTGGACAGACCATCCTCTGGCAGCGCTGTAGCGGAACGCTCAACCGAACTGAATCGCAGCCGCAATATGGCACGCAGGGGAAAGGTGCCAATGATGCTTCGCTTCAGGCCATGGGCGCCACCGGGCGTCAGATCGCCGCATCGGCCGGTTCCGCGATGATCTTCGCCGAAGTCACCTATGTGTACGAACCGATTTTTTCGACCGTCGTCCTTGGCACGCCGGTGATCCGGTCGGAAGCGTCGTTCACCGTTCGCGAACGCGCCTCCGAAACGCTGAATGCCGCAACGGGAAGCACGCCAAGCGTCTGCACCCGTTACGATCTCTGA
- a CDS encoding TadE/TadG family type IV pilus assembly protein, translating to MIQALRSDRRGATIVEFALIIPVICMILAAGIEIGYRAYLTAIVQGALLEASRLATVGDQSGETIDNVIKERVAMLSDASNVKSIQKESFFNFSNVGKPEKITSDTDPVGRYNVGDCYEDANNNGVYDLEYNTGIGTADDIVRYTVTVEYPNIMPVNKILGWGSAQKIVASTVLRNQPFTSRAQPTIRCN from the coding sequence ATGATACAAGCGCTTCGGTCCGATCGCCGCGGCGCTACGATCGTCGAATTCGCGCTCATCATCCCGGTAATCTGCATGATCCTGGCTGCTGGCATTGAGATCGGCTATCGAGCGTACCTCACCGCGATCGTTCAAGGCGCATTGCTGGAGGCGTCACGTCTCGCGACGGTCGGCGACCAATCCGGCGAGACCATCGACAACGTGATCAAGGAACGTGTCGCGATGCTCTCCGACGCGAGCAACGTCAAAAGCATCCAGAAGGAAAGCTTCTTCAACTTCTCCAACGTCGGAAAGCCGGAAAAGATCACGTCGGATACGGATCCAGTCGGCAGATATAATGTCGGGGATTGCTATGAAGACGCCAACAACAATGGCGTGTACGATCTCGAATACAATACTGGCATCGGTACGGCGGACGACATCGTTCGCTATACGGTGACGGTGGAATATCCTAATATCATGCCGGTGAACAAGATACTCGGCTGGGGGTCGGCGCAGAAGATCGTGGCTTCCACTGTTCTGCGGAACCAGCCGTTTACGTCGCGCGCGCAGCCCACGATCCGGTGCAACTGA
- a CDS encoding TadE/TadG family type IV pilus assembly protein — MKREEKHGAAQFLARLRRDVRGNTLAIMAAAMIPLLALIGSGVDMTRAYMAQNRLRQACDAGALAGRRLLTGTTVTTALRTETLKYFDFNFPRSPVPFFEAANFEPAITIPQQGTLRVTAATSIPTTIMKMFGFNTLGISATCSATQDFVGTDIMLVLDMSGSMNCAPGVSGNCNEVEASNSKMSALRSAATSLYDTLKSAQDQLHSNNLRLRYGFVPYNATINVGRLVYAKNPTYIRSGNYLYNTRVTPTQTNTSTEQRYTSKSQCDAANGSYQAIIGNLLGICTITTTTTTNGSPTWGKFPIDISQYVTGSSVSTPTAPGTRSSWAGCIEERITNNVLINGGSSTSAPSDAWDLDINRIPNSDESRWAPWWPEVVYRVNENSQATETRYCASQASRLREYYNDKASFTSYLNSLDPQGSTYHDIGMIWGARFISPYGIFASSTPETNNPNDPDNPVKLRGFNVRKYIIFMTDGDLSPNMNEYTTYGVESLDKRVLGTASGSTAQLNRHLQRFRMACNAAKSQNTEVWVIAFATTLTDDMRKCASDDSKAAGISSSADLIAKFQEIGSKIGSLRLSQ; from the coding sequence TTGAAGCGAGAAGAGAAACACGGGGCTGCGCAGTTCCTCGCACGTCTGCGCCGCGATGTTCGGGGTAACACGCTGGCGATCATGGCGGCAGCGATGATCCCTCTGCTCGCGCTGATCGGATCGGGCGTCGACATGACGCGCGCCTATATGGCGCAGAACCGCCTTCGTCAGGCGTGCGACGCCGGCGCGCTGGCGGGACGTCGACTGCTGACGGGCACGACCGTCACCACGGCGCTGCGTACGGAAACGCTGAAATACTTTGATTTCAATTTTCCGCGTTCGCCGGTCCCCTTCTTCGAAGCCGCCAACTTCGAACCGGCCATCACCATTCCGCAGCAGGGAACCCTCCGGGTGACGGCGGCCACCAGCATCCCGACGACGATCATGAAGATGTTCGGCTTCAACACGCTCGGCATCTCGGCGACCTGTTCTGCAACCCAGGACTTTGTCGGCACGGACATCATGCTTGTTCTGGACATGTCGGGGTCGATGAATTGCGCTCCGGGCGTTTCCGGCAACTGCAACGAGGTTGAAGCGTCCAATTCGAAAATGAGCGCACTGCGCTCCGCAGCAACCTCTCTTTACGACACCCTCAAGTCCGCTCAGGATCAGTTACATTCCAATAACCTGAGGCTGCGCTACGGGTTTGTCCCCTACAACGCCACGATCAATGTCGGGCGCCTGGTATATGCCAAGAACCCGACATACATCCGGAGCGGTAACTACCTTTACAACACCCGGGTTACTCCGACACAAACAAATACGTCGACTGAACAGCGTTACACGAGCAAGTCGCAGTGCGACGCGGCGAATGGCTCTTACCAGGCGATCATCGGAAATTTGCTCGGTATCTGCACGATCACGACGACGACAACCACAAATGGCAGCCCGACGTGGGGCAAGTTTCCGATCGACATATCGCAATACGTCACCGGATCTTCCGTGAGCACGCCAACGGCTCCAGGAACACGATCCAGTTGGGCGGGCTGCATCGAAGAGAGAATTACCAACAATGTCCTGATCAATGGCGGCAGCAGCACCAGCGCGCCGAGCGACGCATGGGACCTCGACATCAATCGCATCCCGAACTCTGACGAAAGTCGCTGGGCGCCGTGGTGGCCGGAAGTCGTGTACAGGGTGAACGAGAACTCCCAGGCAACAGAAACCCGCTACTGCGCCAGTCAGGCGTCTCGCCTGCGGGAATATTACAACGACAAGGCATCCTTCACGAGCTACCTCAACTCGCTCGATCCTCAAGGATCTACCTATCACGACATTGGAATGATCTGGGGCGCCCGCTTCATTTCGCCCTACGGGATCTTCGCTTCCTCGACACCGGAAACGAACAATCCCAACGATCCGGACAACCCGGTGAAGTTGCGCGGCTTCAACGTGCGCAAGTACATCATCTTCATGACGGATGGCGACCTGTCGCCCAATATGAACGAGTACACCACCTATGGCGTGGAAAGCCTGGACAAGCGTGTTCTTGGCACCGCCAGCGGCAGCACCGCTCAACTCAACCGCCATCTTCAGCGCTTCCGTATGGCGTGCAACGCGGCCAAGAGCCAGAATACCGAAGTCTGGGTGATCGCATTCGCGACCACGCTTACGGACGACATGCGGAAGTGTGCGTCTGATGACAGCAAGGCGGCGGGTATCTCGTCTTCTGCCGATCTGATCGCCAAATTCCAGGAAATCGGATCCAAGATCGGATCGCTGAGGCTCAGCCAATGA
- a CDS encoding TadE/TadG family type IV pilus assembly protein: protein MKLRSFRSLIADKSGVAMLEFALFAPLLLAVIMSGFELGNYAMAHNRVQRLAAMTADLVAQSGTGSVGATEGQIYDLFSAIELTAQPFDLADHGRVIITAVKGTDNDNNGDVENRILWQRFDGAYTTAAPTLGCNLTTALATLPNSRMLPLDEILFHVQVTYNYQPLLSSYPMQWLRLEESFTRTAMFRARNKDFQSPTPSSRFPPKKNCNTATGL from the coding sequence GTGAAGCTCCGATCCTTCAGGTCCTTGATCGCCGACAAATCCGGCGTGGCAATGCTCGAATTCGCCTTGTTCGCCCCGCTTCTGCTGGCGGTGATCATGAGCGGCTTTGAACTTGGCAATTATGCGATGGCGCACAATCGCGTGCAGCGTCTTGCGGCAATGACCGCCGACCTTGTCGCGCAGAGCGGCACGGGAAGCGTTGGCGCGACCGAGGGGCAGATCTACGACCTGTTCAGCGCGATCGAGCTGACGGCGCAGCCATTCGATCTGGCCGATCACGGCCGCGTCATCATCACCGCGGTGAAGGGGACCGACAACGACAATAATGGCGATGTCGAGAACCGCATCCTGTGGCAGCGCTTCGATGGCGCCTATACGACAGCGGCGCCGACGCTCGGCTGCAACCTGACCACCGCTTTGGCGACACTGCCGAACAGCCGCATGCTGCCGCTGGATGAGATCCTCTTCCACGTGCAGGTGACATACAATTACCAGCCGCTGCTCAGCAGCTATCCCATGCAATGGCTGCGGCTCGAAGAAAGCTTCACCCGGACAGCGATGTTCCGTGCGCGTAACAAGGATTTCCAAAGCCCGACGCCGAGCAGCCGCTTTCCCCCCAAGAAGAACTGCAACACGGCAACCGGCTTGTAG
- a CDS encoding TadE/TadG family type IV pilus assembly protein: MKTMISALRRDRRGVTVVEFALISPVMLAMICGTLEVGHMMFARAALEGAVVEAARAATATLESSEDARETVTRASIINAMSGFPTAPNRTVTITTKVFHDFSSATPENFTDANRNGVYDVGEDYIDRNRNGVWDPAVQIPGKLGGPGDVVSYTAVFPKRMLFGGLTSWIGIPNETTLTATTVVRNEAVVRKAA, translated from the coding sequence ATGAAGACGATGATATCAGCCCTTCGCCGCGACCGGCGCGGCGTGACCGTGGTCGAATTCGCCCTCATATCGCCAGTGATGCTGGCGATGATCTGCGGCACGCTTGAAGTCGGACACATGATGTTCGCCCGCGCCGCGCTGGAAGGCGCTGTCGTGGAGGCTGCGCGCGCTGCGACGGCCACGCTGGAAAGCAGCGAGGACGCGCGCGAAACGGTGACCCGCGCAAGCATCATCAATGCCATGAGCGGCTTCCCCACGGCGCCCAATCGGACGGTGACGATCACCACCAAGGTGTTTCACGACTTCTCGTCCGCAACGCCCGAGAACTTCACCGACGCGAACCGCAATGGCGTGTACGACGTTGGGGAGGATTACATCGACCGTAACCGTAATGGCGTCTGGGATCCGGCAGTGCAGATCCCCGGCAAGCTTGGCGGACCAGGCGATGTCGTGTCCTACACCGCCGTTTTCCCCAAAAGGATGCTGTTCGGCGGGCTGACGTCGTGGATCGGCATTCCCAATGAGACAACACTCACCGCGACCACCGTGGTGCGCAACGAAGCGGTTGTGAGGAAGGCGGCGTGA